In a genomic window of Hyphomonas sp.:
- a CDS encoding efflux RND transporter permease subunit: MITQTVKASLTHRLFVLIAAAGLLVWGAYQTMRMPVDVFPDLTAPTVAVVAEAHGMAPEEVETLITFPVETALNGSSGVRRVRSSTSVGSAIVWVDFEWGTDIYRARQIVSEKLQLVQDSLPPDVPPPVLAPVSSIMGEIMFIALKSDRHDAMELKTAADWTLRRRLLAVPGVAQVIPIGGDTKQYQVTVDPARLSAYGLTLEEVTEAVSTTNQNSSAGFVDQGGQEYLITGIGRAERVDDIAATSVAVRNGVSVLVRDVATVEIGPALKRGTGSHNGEDAVVLGIQKQPDTNTLSLTEEIDRVLAETEASLPEGMRIETNTFRQSNFISVAVENVAHALRDGAILVIVIVFAFLMSWRATLISLLAIPLSLVVTILILQAMGASINTMTLGGMAIALGALVDDAIIVVENVTRRLRENRANGERRAILPVVAEATREIQGSIVFATLIIMLVFLPLFFLSGVEGRLLQPLGLAYVIALAASLLVAVTVTPALSAILMPKDGGVKAAHDPWLSRKVKEAYGPVLAGTVQRWKILSAFSIGGLIAATAFLGMAGRSFLPDFNEGSLTVSAVTLPGTSLSQSDELGQLVEQIILEQPEVVSTVRRTGRAELDEHAQAVSASEIEVALRMGDRSKERFLEDLRASFTSVPGMNITIGQPISHRIDHMLSGTRANIAVKLFGEDLYELRRQAETIRASMEDVPGVVDLSVEQQADVPTLTVDFQRQVIGQYGLTTGEVSEMIEAAFAGAEVSRVLEGSAAFDLVVRYDHNAKANLDAVRETRFVTPTGAEVPLKALADIRRDRGPNTISRENGARKIVIMANVAGRDLLSTVNDIRENIENQVDLPSGYYVEYGGQFESANAATSRLTILSIGVVIGVFVLLYMAFNSARDATLVMVNLPLALIGGVAGVYLSGGVLSVASIIGFITLFGIATRNGVMLVAHIRHLVDSGKVPDFLSAVRQGAMERLVPILMTALATALALVPLALRAGEPGSEIQSPMAMVILCGLTTSTILNMIVLPALYARFGERHARHGPVDEDAAVPQPAE, from the coding sequence ATGATTACCCAAACCGTCAAGGCTTCGCTCACCCATCGGCTGTTCGTGCTGATTGCCGCCGCCGGCCTCCTGGTCTGGGGCGCTTATCAGACGATGCGTATGCCCGTCGATGTGTTCCCCGACCTGACAGCGCCGACAGTCGCTGTCGTCGCAGAAGCCCACGGCATGGCGCCGGAAGAAGTCGAAACGCTGATCACATTCCCTGTGGAGACGGCGCTCAATGGCTCATCAGGCGTGCGCCGCGTGCGGTCATCCACTTCAGTCGGTAGTGCCATTGTCTGGGTCGATTTCGAGTGGGGCACCGACATTTATCGCGCCCGCCAGATTGTCTCCGAGAAGCTCCAACTGGTGCAGGACAGCCTGCCACCAGACGTGCCCCCGCCGGTTCTCGCGCCTGTGTCCTCGATCATGGGCGAGATCATGTTCATCGCGCTGAAGTCGGACCGGCATGATGCCATGGAGCTGAAGACCGCTGCGGACTGGACGCTGCGCCGCCGGCTGCTCGCCGTCCCGGGTGTAGCCCAGGTCATTCCAATTGGTGGGGATACGAAGCAGTATCAGGTCACTGTCGATCCTGCGCGCCTGTCTGCCTACGGCCTCACGCTTGAGGAAGTAACCGAAGCCGTCAGCACGACGAACCAGAATTCGTCTGCCGGCTTCGTTGATCAGGGCGGGCAGGAATACCTCATCACCGGCATCGGCCGCGCCGAACGCGTTGACGATATTGCAGCGACGTCTGTTGCTGTTCGCAACGGTGTGTCTGTGCTCGTGAGAGACGTGGCCACCGTCGAAATTGGTCCGGCTCTGAAACGCGGCACCGGCTCGCACAACGGGGAAGATGCCGTCGTGCTCGGCATCCAGAAGCAGCCAGATACAAACACGCTTAGTCTCACCGAAGAAATCGACCGCGTTCTTGCTGAGACAGAAGCGAGCCTTCCGGAAGGCATGCGGATCGAGACCAACACATTCCGTCAGTCCAACTTCATCTCGGTCGCCGTCGAAAATGTGGCGCATGCCCTGCGTGATGGAGCGATCCTGGTTATCGTGATTGTGTTTGCGTTCCTGATGAGCTGGCGAGCAACACTGATCTCGCTGCTAGCTATTCCGCTTTCGCTGGTGGTCACAATCCTGATCCTTCAGGCTATGGGTGCGAGCATAAACACCATGACGCTCGGCGGCATGGCCATCGCGCTCGGTGCGCTTGTCGATGACGCGATCATTGTTGTCGAGAACGTCACCAGACGCCTTCGCGAGAACCGGGCGAATGGAGAACGCCGCGCGATCCTGCCTGTGGTCGCCGAAGCCACGCGAGAGATTCAGGGGTCAATTGTATTCGCGACGCTGATCATAATGCTCGTCTTCCTGCCGCTCTTCTTCCTGTCGGGCGTCGAAGGCCGCCTGTTGCAGCCGCTTGGCCTCGCTTACGTGATCGCTCTTGCAGCGTCTCTGCTGGTCGCCGTAACGGTTACGCCGGCTTTGTCGGCGATCCTTATGCCGAAGGATGGCGGCGTAAAAGCGGCCCACGATCCATGGTTGTCTCGCAAGGTGAAGGAAGCCTATGGTCCGGTGCTTGCTGGCACGGTGCAACGCTGGAAGATCCTGAGTGCGTTCTCCATTGGTGGATTGATTGCCGCCACGGCTTTCCTCGGCATGGCCGGTCGCTCCTTCCTGCCAGACTTCAATGAAGGCAGTCTGACGGTCAGTGCCGTCACCCTGCCAGGCACGTCGCTGTCGCAGTCCGATGAACTCGGCCAGCTGGTCGAGCAGATCATTCTTGAGCAACCGGAAGTGGTCTCGACCGTCCGCCGTACGGGCCGCGCCGAGCTGGACGAGCACGCCCAGGCGGTGAGCGCGTCGGAGATCGAAGTGGCGCTCCGAATGGGCGACCGTTCGAAGGAACGGTTCCTTGAAGACCTCAGAGCGTCGTTCACCAGCGTTCCAGGCATGAACATCACGATTGGACAGCCGATCTCGCACCGGATCGACCATATGTTGTCGGGGACGCGGGCCAATATTGCGGTGAAGCTGTTCGGTGAGGACCTGTACGAGCTTCGCCGTCAGGCAGAAACCATCCGCGCCTCAATGGAAGATGTGCCGGGCGTTGTCGATCTCTCTGTCGAACAGCAAGCCGACGTGCCGACACTGACGGTCGACTTTCAGCGCCAGGTCATTGGTCAGTACGGCCTGACGACGGGCGAAGTCTCCGAGATGATTGAAGCGGCCTTTGCGGGCGCTGAAGTGAGCCGTGTGCTGGAGGGAAGCGCCGCCTTCGATCTTGTCGTGCGCTATGACCACAACGCCAAGGCGAACCTTGATGCCGTGCGCGAAACCCGCTTCGTTACGCCCACGGGTGCCGAGGTTCCCCTGAAAGCCCTCGCCGACATTCGCCGGGACCGTGGGCCGAACACGATCAGCCGCGAAAATGGGGCAAGGAAGATTGTCATCATGGCCAATGTGGCAGGCCGCGACCTGCTGAGCACGGTGAACGATATTCGCGAAAACATTGAGAACCAGGTCGATCTGCCCTCTGGCTATTATGTCGAGTATGGCGGCCAGTTCGAAAGCGCCAATGCGGCGACGAGCCGGCTGACAATCCTCTCGATCGGTGTTGTGATCGGGGTGTTCGTCCTGCTTTATATGGCGTTCAACTCCGCGCGCGATGCGACACTCGTCATGGTGAACCTGCCGCTCGCGCTCATTGGCGGCGTCGCGGGAGTCTACCTCTCAGGTGGTGTGCTGTCGGTCGCCTCGATCATTGGCTTTATTACGCTTTTCGGGATCGCAACGCGGAACGGCGTGATGCTCGTTGCCCATATCCGGCATCTGGTCGATTCCGGCAAAGTGCCTGACTTTCTGTCTGCCGTCCGCCAGGGGGCGATGGAGCGGCTGGTGCCGATCCTCATGACGGCGCTTGCTACAGCACTTGCGCTCGTGCCGTTAGCACTTCGCGCAGGCGAGCCGGGAAGCGAAATCCAGTCGCCCATGGCGATGGTGATCCTGTGCGGCCTGACAACCTCGACCATACTCAACATGATCGTCCTGCCCGCGCTCTATGCGCGCTTTGGCGAACGCCATGCGCGGCACGGACCCGTTGATGAGGATGCCGCTGTCCCGCAACCGGCTGAATAG
- a CDS encoding NAD(P)-dependent oxidoreductase, with translation MSKPVIGFIGLGLMGGNMVENLQKRGFEVVVMDINKDAVRTVLARGNATEAATPKELAAKSDIVELCVTTSDVVEKLVYGENGILEGIREGSVLIDFGTSIPASTRKIGADLARKGVGMIDAPLGRTPAHAKDGLLNIMAGGDRAVFDKYEHVLREQGENVFYLGQLGAGHTVKLINNFMGMTTVCTMSQAFAAAELAGLDRGQLYDIMSAGPSNSPFMKFCKNYAVDGVSDLGFSINNAYKDLRYFNQMVSDLGSRSVIAEGTSQNLQAAVEAGMGEGNVPEIFDYFVDLKK, from the coding sequence ATGTCAAAACCAGTGATTGGTTTTATCGGTCTCGGACTGATGGGCGGCAATATGGTCGAGAACCTGCAAAAGCGGGGGTTCGAAGTCGTCGTGATGGACATCAACAAGGATGCCGTTCGTACGGTCCTCGCACGGGGAAACGCCACGGAAGCCGCCACACCGAAAGAACTCGCTGCGAAAAGCGATATTGTCGAACTTTGCGTCACCACATCGGACGTTGTTGAAAAGCTTGTCTACGGCGAGAACGGCATTCTCGAAGGCATCAGGGAAGGCTCCGTCCTGATCGATTTCGGAACGTCGATTCCAGCCTCCACCCGCAAGATCGGGGCAGACCTCGCCCGCAAGGGCGTGGGCATGATTGACGCGCCCCTCGGGCGCACCCCGGCGCATGCTAAAGACGGGCTGCTCAACATCATGGCTGGGGGCGACAGGGCCGTTTTTGACAAGTACGAACACGTGCTCAGGGAACAGGGCGAAAACGTCTTCTATCTTGGCCAGCTCGGGGCCGGTCACACAGTCAAGCTGATCAACAATTTCATGGGCATGACCACGGTCTGTACCATGTCACAGGCTTTCGCCGCCGCAGAACTTGCAGGGCTCGATCGCGGCCAGCTCTATGACATCATGTCCGCAGGCCCGTCGAACTCGCCCTTCATGAAATTCTGCAAGAACTACGCAGTTGATGGCGTCAGCGATCTCGGCTTCTCGATCAATAATGCATACAAGGACCTTCGATACTTCAACCAGATGGTCTCTGATCTTGGTTCGCGGTCAGTCATCGCGGAAGGCACCTCGCAGAACCTCCAGGCAGCCGTGGAAGCCGGCATGGGCGAGGGCAACGTCCCTGAAATCTTCGACTATTTCGTCGACCTGAAGAAGTAG
- a CDS encoding efflux RND transporter periplasmic adaptor subunit produces the protein MSRLNILAAALLTFGLCACGASQDQGHDHADGGDHAHDDHGGHGEGDDHGHGHGGGVVVTDFTDTAELFVEFPPFAVGRESPFAAHFTRLDSFEPVSTGEAIVRLTGGGAAEEVFRAEPSATAGIFRPVAVPRHATLRRVTVELRSGDLVSIHDLGEYQVYTTASEADASLPEEEEGETLVPFLKEQQWKVDFATAPVLERSLSRSVTAPGSLTVSPNAEARVAAPADGLVSAPQGGFPELGQIVEEGDVLVRITPRLGGDLDRASLYAELESAEAALEAAQSETQRVEGLLEDGAVPQRRVDEARAAERQAEARFNAARSRANAAGGSGGVSVRAPIDGGVVEVNVTPGAYATSGEALFHIVNDETLRLVARVAEADMASIGTPKGAWFRIAGSDMVRDLDELNGRLVSARASIDPVTRTAPVTFEFDNPGETLRAGASVTAGVRTGDVFLGPVIPASAIVDDAGQDVVYVMADGENWERRVVRIALRDGDRVGISSGLEVGDRVVSRGAYLVHLAASGPAEAGHGHAH, from the coding sequence ATGAGCCGTCTGAATATTCTTGCTGCAGCGCTGCTGACTTTCGGCCTCTGCGCCTGTGGTGCGAGCCAGGATCAAGGTCACGACCACGCCGATGGCGGCGATCATGCGCATGATGATCATGGCGGTCATGGCGAAGGTGACGATCATGGCCACGGCCATGGAGGGGGTGTAGTCGTTACGGACTTCACTGACACGGCAGAGCTGTTTGTCGAGTTTCCGCCTTTCGCCGTCGGCCGGGAGTCGCCCTTTGCGGCGCATTTCACCCGTCTCGACTCCTTCGAACCTGTGAGCACAGGTGAGGCCATCGTCAGGCTCACTGGTGGCGGGGCCGCCGAGGAAGTCTTCCGGGCTGAGCCATCCGCTACAGCCGGCATATTCCGCCCCGTCGCAGTGCCGCGCCATGCGACGCTGCGGCGCGTCACGGTCGAGCTGCGGAGCGGTGATCTCGTATCCATTCACGACCTCGGTGAATATCAGGTCTACACAACTGCCAGTGAAGCCGACGCATCTCTTCCAGAAGAGGAGGAGGGCGAGACGCTCGTTCCCTTCTTGAAAGAGCAGCAGTGGAAGGTCGATTTTGCGACCGCGCCTGTACTCGAACGGTCCTTGTCACGTTCCGTGACGGCGCCCGGTAGTCTTACGGTTTCACCCAACGCCGAGGCTCGTGTGGCTGCGCCAGCAGACGGACTGGTGAGCGCGCCGCAGGGCGGCTTTCCAGAACTTGGACAAATCGTGGAAGAGGGCGATGTGCTCGTGCGGATCACGCCGCGCCTCGGCGGCGATCTCGACCGTGCATCGCTTTATGCCGAGCTGGAAAGCGCGGAGGCGGCGCTGGAAGCGGCGCAATCAGAAACCCAGCGCGTCGAAGGTCTGCTTGAAGATGGAGCAGTGCCTCAGCGGCGTGTCGATGAAGCCCGCGCGGCCGAGCGCCAAGCTGAAGCCCGCTTCAATGCAGCTCGTAGCAGGGCAAATGCTGCAGGTGGATCGGGCGGCGTTTCAGTCCGCGCGCCCATCGATGGAGGCGTGGTCGAAGTGAACGTCACGCCAGGTGCCTATGCGACGTCAGGAGAAGCTCTGTTCCATATCGTCAATGACGAGACGCTCCGCCTTGTTGCCCGGGTCGCCGAGGCCGACATGGCGTCCATCGGGACGCCGAAGGGCGCCTGGTTTCGCATCGCCGGATCGGACATGGTCCGTGATCTCGATGAGCTGAATGGGCGTCTGGTCTCAGCCCGTGCCAGCATCGACCCTGTCACTCGCACAGCACCTGTCACCTTCGAATTCGACAATCCAGGCGAAACATTGAGAGCCGGCGCGTCCGTCACTGCAGGTGTGCGAACGGGCGATGTCTTCCTCGGCCCTGTCATCCCAGCGTCGGCCATCGTCGATGATGCGGGTCAGGATGTGGTTTACGTCATGGCGGATGGCGAAAACTGGGAACGCAGGGTTGTTCGCATCGCGCTTCGTGATGGCGATCGGGTTGGGATTTCGTCTGGTCTTGAGGTCGGCGATCGCGTGGTATCGCGCGGCGCGTATCTCGTACATCTCGCCGCTTCGGGGCCTGCCGAAGCCGGTCACGGCCACGCGCACTAG
- a CDS encoding M56 family metallopeptidase: MIALADFWIAVLCGIIIALAASLLLALAAPLLVRLLRWFSPGVRATVLLGLLAVPIFSGIVIAVLVAFSTHALPFDLVSHHCHTDSAACVSHARAEETLLLTALGGGSLGAILVWLGLSLFDLVSRSSQSQRLLRLASKPASDGTRVLQTRKPVAVSAGLLRSETYVSDGLVRALEAEQIAVVKAHESAHAERRDGLVRLLANLLSVGHLPWPQSLFLRELELAQEQACDATAAKTHGAIRTAETLLAVERLKQVFGRETPEACRAFGAADIELRARALLAPHFLKPRLSATGFALTVVVSALSLFIISEPIHHELESLFLSHNH, from the coding sequence ATGATCGCGCTCGCCGACTTCTGGATCGCCGTCTTGTGCGGGATCATTATCGCACTGGCGGCCAGCCTGCTTCTGGCTTTGGCCGCACCGTTGCTGGTGCGCCTGCTTCGCTGGTTCTCGCCGGGCGTGAGAGCAACAGTCCTTTTAGGCTTGTTGGCAGTGCCGATCTTCTCGGGGATTGTTATTGCTGTGCTGGTCGCTTTCTCGACGCACGCTCTGCCGTTCGATCTGGTCAGTCATCATTGTCATACCGATAGCGCGGCCTGCGTCTCGCATGCACGCGCCGAAGAAACCTTGCTCCTCACAGCCCTTGGCGGGGGCAGTCTTGGCGCGATCCTCGTTTGGCTCGGCCTGTCGCTGTTCGATCTCGTCAGTCGCTCAAGTCAGAGCCAGCGCCTTTTGCGCCTTGCCTCGAAACCGGCCTCCGATGGTACGCGTGTTCTTCAGACTCGTAAGCCGGTCGCCGTTTCGGCAGGCCTGCTGCGATCCGAAACCTATGTCAGCGATGGCCTTGTGAGGGCGTTGGAGGCTGAGCAGATTGCCGTCGTCAAGGCCCACGAAAGTGCTCATGCCGAGCGCCGCGACGGTCTGGTGCGGCTGCTGGCAAACCTTCTTAGCGTCGGCCATCTGCCGTGGCCGCAAAGCCTGTTCCTGCGTGAGCTGGAGCTGGCTCAGGAGCAAGCCTGCGATGCGACTGCAGCAAAGACGCATGGGGCGATCCGCACAGCTGAAACGCTGCTGGCCGTCGAGCGTCTGAAGCAGGTTTTTGGGCGCGAGACTCCGGAGGCGTGCAGGGCGTTCGGCGCTGCAGATATCGAATTGCGGGCGAGGGCCTTGCTCGCACCGCACTTTCTGAAGCCAAGGCTAAGCGCAACCGGCTTCGCACTGACCGTTGTTGTGTCTGCGCTTTCGCTCTTCATCATTTCAGAGCCGATCCATCACGAGCTCGAATCCCTGTTTCTTTCTCACAATCACTGA
- a CDS encoding BlaI/MecI/CopY family transcriptional regulator codes for MPTPLKLGDLEVATLEAIWSRGETDARALHHQIGEARGISLSTVQSTLERLHRKGLLLRGKVSHAYVYSPAETREAVMARLVDEALGRFRAKSNDGLLAAFAGITATASAETLEALEQLVRDARQAKDKTA; via the coding sequence GTGCCGACGCCTTTGAAGCTTGGGGATCTGGAAGTCGCGACGCTTGAGGCCATCTGGTCTCGCGGCGAAACCGATGCGCGTGCGCTTCATCATCAGATTGGCGAGGCGCGCGGTATTTCGCTTTCCACGGTGCAGTCGACACTGGAGCGGCTACATCGCAAGGGGCTTCTTTTGCGCGGCAAGGTTTCCCATGCTTACGTCTATTCGCCTGCGGAGACACGCGAAGCTGTGATGGCGCGGCTGGTCGATGAGGCGCTTGGACGTTTTCGAGCCAAGAGTAATGATGGCCTGCTCGCCGCTTTTGCGGGCATTACGGCAACCGCAAGCGCAGAAACGCTGGAAGCCCTTGAGCAACTTGTCCGCGATGCGCGACAGGCGAAGGACAAGACGGCATGA
- a CDS encoding DUF3147 family protein, translating to MLYLLIKAVISAAIIVAISEIGKRSPGFAALVASLPLVSVLGMVWLWRDTKDTARLSEHSAATFWYVLPSLPMFLVIPWLLGKGVPFYGALALGSGLTIALYFLMAFVAPKLGVNLGN from the coding sequence ATGCTCTACCTGCTCATCAAGGCCGTGATTTCAGCGGCCATCATCGTAGCGATCTCCGAGATCGGAAAGCGCAGCCCTGGCTTTGCCGCCCTGGTGGCATCTCTGCCGCTCGTTTCTGTCCTTGGCATGGTCTGGCTCTGGCGCGACACGAAAGATACCGCGCGCCTCTCTGAACACTCCGCCGCCACCTTCTGGTACGTCTTGCCAAGCCTGCCGATGTTCCTCGTCATCCCATGGCTGCTCGGAAAAGGCGTACCATTCTACGGCGCCTTGGCGCTCGGCTCCGGCCTCACGATCGCACTCTACTTCCTGATGGCATTCGTCGCGCCGAAGCTTGGTGTAAATCTCGGCAATTAG
- a CDS encoding copper-binding protein: MNQDIGRAMGNIVSIDSDGGSVTIDHGPFEGIGMGAMTMNFALMGEADLVGFSEGDRVSFEVKRGRDGSYRIMNICNADESDTDCFAD; this comes from the coding sequence ATGAACCAGGACATAGGCCGTGCAATGGGCAACATCGTATCGATCGATTCAGACGGCGGCTCCGTCACGATTGATCACGGACCGTTTGAAGGTATTGGCATGGGAGCCATGACCATGAATTTCGCCCTGATGGGCGAAGCGGACCTGGTAGGCTTTTCCGAAGGGGACCGGGTGTCCTTCGAAGTCAAACGTGGCCGCGATGGCTCCTATCGGATCATGAACATCTGTAATGCCGACGAGAGCGATACCGATTGCTTCGCTGACTAA
- a CDS encoding TolC family protein: MSGLRAICRRLARFRIRWRAREGADGFGGDGAETILTLEQTFDFSGRRSLNQRGAEADIRAARFNSLAETAMLGVEARRRYFDLLAAREQLAVAQRYGQEVDELLAQTTRREQAGDAARYDVERVRQEALAAGIALTEAETDTYSAEQYLAALIGSEPLSGSVILTDDLLPADLPQANFDAVRSPVIDALEAQAESARWRRQSASKYVPDVTVGAGVRQTEGLSDSTGILFSLSVPLPLFDRNQGDYRARTADVSEAEARLRLTEMRLASEVASLRNRLETLTEAATRYEAGALSSATELREIALASFNGGEIAVFEVIDALQSAREAELRTIALKHNARKAALDLAELLPETDQ, translated from the coding sequence TTGAGCGGGCTGAGGGCAATTTGCAGACGGCTCGCACGCTTCCGAATCCGGTGGCGAGCGCGCGAGGGGGCTGATGGTTTTGGTGGCGACGGCGCCGAGACAATTCTGACGCTTGAGCAAACCTTCGATTTCTCAGGCCGTCGTTCGCTCAACCAGCGCGGTGCTGAAGCCGATATCAGGGCAGCCCGCTTCAATTCGCTGGCAGAAACCGCGATGCTGGGCGTGGAGGCCAGGCGGCGTTATTTCGACTTGCTCGCCGCGCGTGAGCAGCTGGCGGTCGCCCAGCGGTATGGGCAGGAAGTTGATGAGCTTCTGGCCCAGACGACACGCCGCGAGCAGGCTGGCGACGCTGCCCGTTATGACGTGGAGCGTGTCCGCCAGGAAGCGCTGGCTGCCGGTATTGCGCTGACAGAAGCCGAGACTGATACGTACTCGGCAGAGCAATATCTGGCCGCGCTGATCGGAAGCGAACCACTTTCAGGCAGTGTTATCCTCACAGATGACCTTCTGCCGGCAGACCTGCCGCAGGCAAACTTTGACGCGGTCCGTTCGCCAGTGATCGACGCGCTGGAAGCCCAAGCCGAAAGTGCCAGGTGGCGTAGGCAGTCGGCCTCCAAGTACGTCCCGGACGTAACCGTGGGTGCTGGCGTGCGCCAGACTGAAGGGCTTTCGGATTCAACAGGCATATTGTTCAGCTTGAGCGTGCCGCTTCCGCTGTTTGACCGGAACCAGGGCGATTACCGCGCCCGCACCGCTGATGTGAGTGAAGCCGAAGCACGCTTGCGTCTGACAGAGATGCGCCTCGCTTCAGAAGTGGCATCCCTTCGCAACCGGCTGGAAACGCTGACAGAAGCTGCAACGCGCTATGAAGCGGGCGCTCTGTCATCGGCGACGGAGCTGCGCGAGATCGCGCTCGCTTCGTTCAATGGCGGTGAAATAGCCGTTTTCGAAGTCATCGATGCCCTGCAATCAGCTCGAGAGGCCGAACTTCGAACCATCGCCCTGAAACACAATGCCCGCAAGGCCGCTCTCGACCTTGCCGAACTTCTCCCGGAGACTGACCAATGA
- a CDS encoding sugar kinase → MARTVVTLGELMMRLKPPGKLRLRQAQGFEICHGGAEANVAVSLAHLGVHSRFVTTLPEGELGTQALRFLRTHGVDTASIQRRPGRLGLYFMEEGADYRSGCVIYDRAGSVFAGMAAEDIDWDEAFENADWFHMSGITPALCNGTRILAETAINEARRRGIRISIDLNHRERLWSYGIGACDVMPAIIARADTLIAGRGDCLACLDMDGKGENGSPEWAASLSQKVLAAYPNLERFALTIRASASADEHDWQAFLDTRETQVFSKLYTMKHVVDRVGTGDAFCAGLIYALLERQPPQDAVNFGAAANCLKHSIAGDVNEVMVGEVTRLAGTTAFGRLRR, encoded by the coding sequence ATGGCGAGAACAGTCGTCACGCTTGGTGAACTCATGATGCGCCTGAAGCCGCCCGGTAAATTGCGGCTGCGTCAGGCGCAGGGCTTCGAGATTTGTCATGGCGGCGCGGAAGCAAATGTTGCGGTCTCGCTGGCGCACTTGGGGGTGCATTCGCGCTTCGTTACGACGCTGCCCGAAGGTGAGCTGGGCACCCAGGCCTTGCGGTTCCTGAGAACTCACGGGGTCGATACTGCCAGCATACAGCGGCGGCCGGGCCGGCTCGGGCTGTACTTCATGGAGGAAGGGGCGGACTACCGGTCCGGCTGTGTCATCTATGATCGCGCCGGTAGCGTGTTTGCAGGCATGGCCGCGGAGGACATCGACTGGGATGAAGCCTTCGAGAATGCCGACTGGTTTCACATGAGCGGCATCACGCCCGCCCTCTGTAATGGCACCAGGATACTGGCTGAAACAGCCATCAATGAGGCGCGCAGGCGCGGCATCCGCATCTCCATCGACCTTAACCACCGCGAACGCCTCTGGTCTTACGGAATCGGGGCGTGTGATGTCATGCCAGCCATCATTGCCAGGGCCGATACCCTGATCGCGGGCCGGGGGGACTGCCTTGCCTGTCTTGATATGGACGGGAAGGGCGAGAACGGGTCGCCCGAATGGGCCGCATCGCTCTCGCAGAAGGTGCTCGCCGCCTACCCTAACCTTGAGCGTTTCGCGCTGACGATACGTGCTTCGGCTTCCGCAGACGAACATGACTGGCAAGCCTTTCTGGACACGAGAGAAACACAGGTCTTTTCGAAATTATATACGATGAAGCACGTCGTTGACCGGGTCGGCACGGGTGACGCCTTCTGCGCTGGCCTGATCTATGCCCTGCTGGAGAGACAGCCCCCGCAGGACGCCGTCAATTTCGGCGCGGCTGCCAACTGCCTCAAGCACTCGATTGCTGGCGATGTAAACGAGGTCATGGTTGGCGAAGTTACCCGCCTGGCAGGCACAACAGCGTTTGGACGCTTGCGCCGCTAG